The Quercus robur chromosome 7, dhQueRobu3.1, whole genome shotgun sequence genome has a segment encoding these proteins:
- the LOC126692536 gene encoding protein DETOXIFICATION 53 translates to MCTATESQEIVNDEPLVSKESKERGRGCNEDAMRAHRSDGRFLTSLLRRLLPLSAAFRTLPLSEMGEEVQALCKIAGPIVMTGLLLYSRSVISMLFLGRLGKSELAGGSLAIGFGNITGLSILRGLSTGMEPICCQAFGAKRWSVLSQTFQKTLCLLLLVSILISFLWLNVEPLFGWLGQDPEITRVAKVYLAFSIPELIAQAHLYPLRIFLRTQGITTPLTIAATFAAILHVPIIYFLQAYLKLGVEGIALATAFNTANLNVGLIIYMLVSNKPIKPWQGATILSAFQGWGPLLSLALPSTVSVCLEWWWYEIMLFLCGLLTNPEASLAAMGILIQTTGFLYVFPISISCGITTRVGHALGAGQPSRAQWTSIIGLTVAFAFGFSALIFLSVVKTVWGKLFTDESQILDLVSAALPLVGLCELANSPQTASCGVLTGTARPKLGARINLCAFYIIGLPVAILTTFVFKVGLQGLWFGMLAAQFSCLCMMGYALIHTDWKHQTKRAEELTLSVGEKSERDDLECGLITTDL, encoded by the exons ATGTGCACTGCTACTGAATCTCAAGAAATCGTAAATGATGAACCTTTGGTTTCCAAGGAGTCCAAGGAGAGAGGAAGAGGTTGTAATGAAGATGCAATGAGAGCTCATAGAAGTGATGGCAGATTTCTCACTAGCCTTCTCAGACGACTCCTACCACTAAGTGCTGCTTTCCGAACCCTGCCACTCTCAGAG ATGGGAGAAGAGGTACAAGCATTGTGCAAGATTGCGGGGCCCATAGTGATGACAGGCTTGCTGTTATATTCAAGGTCCGTTATTTCCATGCTCTTCTTGGGTCGTCTTGGAAAATCAGAACTAGCTGGGGGCTCACTAGCAATTGGGTTTGGAAATATCACAGGACTCTCAATCCTCAGAGGCCTATCCACAGGAATGGAACCAATTTGTTGCCAAGCCTTTGGAGCCAAGAGATGGTCAGTTCTCAGCCAAACCTTTCAGAAAACATTGTGTCTACTCCTACTTGTTTCTATATTAATCTCATTCTTATGGCTAAACGTGGAGCCCTTATTTGGATGGTTGGGCCAGGACCCAGAGATCACAAGAGTTGCTAAAGTTTACTTGGCTTTCTCAATTCCTGAATTGATAGCCCAAGCCCATCTATACCCACTAAGGATTTTCTTAAGGACCCAAGGCATAACCACCCCACTAACGATAGCTGCAACTTTTGCAGCCATTCTACACGTGCCCATTATCTATTTTCTTCAAGCTTACTTGAAATTAGGGGTGGAAGGTATTGCATTGGCTACTGCTTTTAATACTGCAAACTTAAATGTGGGCTTGATAATATATATGCTTGTATCAAACAAACCAATAAAGCCTTGGCAAGGTGCTACAATTCTCTCAGCCTTTCAAGGCTGGGGACCATTGCTAAGTTTAGCACTTCCTAGTACTGTTTCAGTGTGCTTGGAGTGGTGGTGGTATGAAATAATGTTATTTCTTTGTGGATTATTGACTAATCCAGAAGCTAGTTTGGCTGCTATGGGAATACTTATTCAAACAACAGGCTTTCTCTATGTGTTTCCAATTTCTATAAGTTGTGGCATAACAACCAGAGTTGGACATGCTTTGGGGGCTGGTCAACCTTCACGTGCACAATGGACATCTATTATTGGACTTACTGTGGCATTTGCTTTTGGATTCTCAGCCTTAATTTTCTTGTCAGTTGTGAAGACAGTGTGGGGGAAGTTGTTCACTGATGAGTCACAGATTCTTGATTTGGTTTCAGCTGCACTTCCTTTAGTGGGGTTATGTGAACTTGCAAACTCTCCACAAACAGCTTCTTGTGGGGTCTTAACTGGGACAGCAAGGCCTAAACTTGGTGCAAGGATTAATTTGTGTGCATTTTATATCATTGGATTGCCTGTGGCTATTCTCACTACTTTTGTGTTCAAGGTTGGCTTGCAAGGCCTATGGTTTGGGATGCTTGCAGCACAGTTTTCATGTCTGTGTATGATGGGGTATGCATTGATTCACACAGATTGGAAGCACCAAACTAAAAGGGCTGAGGAGCTAACTCTTTCTGTGGGAGAGAAGTCAGAGAGAGATGATTTGGAATGTGGCCTGATTACAACTGATCTCTAG